TTTAACCGTATTCAGCAGACGCCGGCGACAGGCGCCAGCGCCGCACCGGTCTCGTTAAGCCTCAATGCCCAGAGCAACACCGTGCTCTGCGTGACGCGCTCCATTACCCGCTACGGTATTACCACTGACGATCCCAATAAATGGCGTTACTACCTCGATTCGGCTGAGGTCCATCTGCCGCCGTCCTGGGAACAGTACATCAATGATGAAAATAGCGTTGAGCTGATCCACACCGACTCCATTCCGCTGGTGATCGCCCTCAACGGTCACTCCATCGCGGAGTATGTCCAGGAAGCGCCCCACTTTTCGCTGGAGCACGTCAGTTCCACCCAGGCGTCGATTCGTGGCGAAGAGACCGAGCAGATTGAGCTGCTGAATATTCGTCAGGAGACCCACGAAGAGTATGCCCTGAGCCGCCCGGACGGTATTCGCGAAGCGCTGCTGGTTGTCGCCGCGTTCCTGCTCTTTTTCTTCTGCCTGATGAGCCCCGATGTTTTTGCCCCCTGGCTTGCCGGAGGCGGCGTGCTGCTGCTGGCGGCGGGACTCTGGGGATTATTCGCCCCGCCTGCCAAAAATGCGCTGCGGGAGATCCACTGCCTGCGCGGCACGCCAAAACGCTGGGGCCTGTTCGGCGAAAACGATCAGGACCACGTCAACAATATCTCGCTGGGCATTATCGACCTGATCTATCCGCGCCACTGGCAGCCGTGGCTGGCCCAGGATTTAGGGCAAAAAACCGATATCGATATCTATCTGGACCGGCACGTCGTGCGCCAGGGCCGCTATTTATCCCTGCATGATGAAGTTAAAAACTTCCCGCTGCAGCACTGGCTGCGCAGCACGGTCATTGCCGGTGGTGCCGGTCTGGTGCTGGCGATGCTGGTTTTCCTCGTGCCGCTGGATATGCCAATCAAATTTACCCTGTCGTGGATTAAAGGCGCCCAGACCATCGAAGCCACCAGCGTTGGGGAGCTCGAAAGCGCGGGCGTGCGCATTGGCGATACCCTGCGCCTGAAGGGCACCGGGATGTGTAATATCCATGCCCCTGGCACCTGGAACGCCCGTCAGAGTTCACCCTTTACGCCGTTCGATTGCTCGCAGGTGATCTGGAACGACGCGCCTCCCCTGCCGCTGCCGGAATCCGACATCGTCAATAAAGCCACGGCCCTGACCCAGGCGCTGTCGAGCCAGCTGCATCCTAAGCCGGAAGATAACTCACGCGTCAGCCCGGCATTACGCTCCGCCATTCAGAAATCGGGCATGATCCTGCTGGATGACTTTGGCGATATCGTGATGAAAACCCAGGAGCTGTGTGCAGATCAGGATGAGTGTATCAGGCTGAAAAATGCGCTGGTTAACCTCGGCAACAGTAAAGACTGGGATGCGCTGGTGAAACGTGCCGATGGCGGCCGTCTCGATGGCGTCAACGTGCTGCTGCGTCCGGTCAGTGCGGAGTCGCTGGAAAACCTGGTCGCCACCTCGACCGCACCGTTCGTCATGCGCGAAACCTCGCGTGCCGCTCAGGCGCTTAACAGCCCGGCCCCCGGCGGCTTTGTGATCGTCAGCGACGAAGGCAACGAGCTGGTCGATCAGCCCTACCCGTCAGTGGCGCTGTATGACTATCCGGCCCAGGAGCAGTGGGGCGAGTTTCAGCGCCTGGCACAGATGCTGATGCGTACGCCGTTCAGCGCCGAAGGGATTGTGACGGGCCTCTTTACCGATGCCAACGGCACCCGCCATGTCGAGCTGCACAGCATGCCGGACAGCGCCGGGCTATGGCGCTACATCGCCACCTCGCTGCTGATGCTGACGATGCTCGTCTGCATGCTCTGGAACGCCTTTATGGCGCTGCGCCGCTACCAGCGCTCGCGCACCCGCCTGGCGGATATTCAGCAATACTACGAAAATTGCCTCAACCCCAAGCTTATCCCTGCGCCTGAGAGCCTGATCGGATAACGCTCCCGCGCGGCAGGATATGCTACCCTGTCGCGCACGTTTCTTCTGGCTGGAGTATTCCCCCATGCATTTTGATATCGCCTGGCAGGAGGTCGATACCGTCCTGCTGGATATGGACGGCACGCTGCTCGATCTCGCGTTTGATAACCACTTCTGGCAAAAACTGGTGCCGGAAACCTACGGCGAGCAGCAGGGGATCTCCCCGGCAGAAGCGCAGGAATTCATCCGCCAGCAATATACCGCCGTACAACATACGCTAAACTGGTACTGCCTGGACTACTGGAGCGAACGCCTCGGTCTGGATATTTGCGCGATGACCACCGCTCAGGGCCCGCACGCCGTGCTGCGTGAAGATACCGTTCCTTTTCTCGATGCACTGAAAGCGAGCGGCAAGCGGCGCATACTGCTGACCAACGCGCATCCGCATAATCTGGCGGTGAAGCTGGAACATACCGGTCTGGCCTCACACCTTGATTTATTACTTTCCACCCACACATTTGGTTATCCGAAAGAGGATCAGCGATTGTGGCACGCGGTGGCAGAAGAGACCGGCCTGCAGCCAGAAAGAACGTTGTTCATTGATGACAGCGAACCGATTCTGGATGCGGCGGCAACCTTTGGCATTCGTTATTGCCTTGGCGTAACCAATCCTGATTCTGGCCTGGCTGAAAAAAGCTATCTGCGGCATCCGGGGCTGAACGACTATCGCCGGATGATCCCCTCACTCACCGTGAAGGAGAAGCCATGAAAGAGAAGCCCTCCGAAGGGGTAAGACTGGACAAATGGCTGTGGGCTGCCCGCTTTTACAAAACGCGCGCCCTCGCCCGCGAAATGATTGAAGGCGGCAAAGTGCATTACAACGGGCAGCGCAGCAAACCGAGCAAGCTCGTGGAGCTGAACGCCACCCTGACTCTGCGTCAGGGCAACGACGAACGGACGGTGATTGTGAAAAACATCACCGAACAGCGTCGCCCGGCAACGGAAGCCAGCACCCTGTATGAAGAGACGGCAGAAAGCGTTGAAAAGCGCGAGAAGATGGCGCAGGCGCGAAAGCTGAATGCGCTGACCATGCCGCATCCCGACAGGCGACCGGACAAGAAAGAACGTCGCGATCTGATTAAATTTAAAAATGGCGAGAATGAGTGATTCTTGCTGAACGAGAGATGACTATGGCCCAACACGACCAATTACACCGCTATCTGTTTGAACAATTTGCCGTTCGCGGCGAGCTGGTAACGGTATCCGAAACCTGGAAACAGATCCTGGAAAACCACAACTACCCGCTGCCGGTGAAAACCGTGCTGGGCGAGCTGCTGGTTGCCACCAGCCTGCTGACCGCCACCCTGAAATTTGCCGGTGATATCACCGTGCAGCTGCAGGGTGATGGCCCGATGAGCCTGGCGGTGATCAACGGCAACAACCAGCAGCAGATGCGCGGCGTAGCGCGCGTACAGGGCGAGATCCCGGAAGGCGCAGACCTGAAAACCCTGGTCGGTAACGGCTACCTGGTGATCACCATCTCTCCGGAAGAGGGTGAACGCTATCAGGGCGTGGTCGGTCTGGAAGGTGATACGCTTGCCGCCTGCCTGGAAGATTACTTCATGCGTTCCGAACAGCTGCCCACCCGTCTGTTCATCCGTACCGGTGAAGTGGATGGCCAGCCTGCAGCCGGCGGTATGCTGCTCCAGGTGCTGCCTGCGCAGGATGCTCAGACCAATGATTTTGAACATCTGGCGACCCTGACCGAAACCATCAAGGCCGAAGAGCTGCTCACCCTGCCGGCGAACGAGGTGCTGTGGCGCCTGTATCACGAAGAAGAGGTGACGCTGTACGATCCGCAGGATGTCGAGTTCAAATGCACCTGTTCCCGTGAACGCTGTGCGGGCGCGCTGAAAACCCTGCCGGATGAAGAGATCGACAGCATCATGGCCGAAGAGGGCGAGATCGACATGCACTGCGACTACTGCGGTTCGCACTACGTCTTCAACTCGATGGACATTGCTGAGATCCGTAATAACGCCTCCCCGGCCGATCCTCAGCTGCACTAAGTTGTTCCGTTAACTGCCCTCTCGCGGGGGCAGTTGACCTTCTCCTCCGCTCGGCTACCCTTTCTTTTTATTCACTATTCCTTCCAATCCTGCTGAATCGTTATCAGCGATGTAAGTCTTTCGTAATTTACTTTCATGTATGCGCTTACACTCACATTCTCACAGTTAAATTTACCGGCAATTAACCTTTTAAGAACATTTTCACCAACCAAAAAGTGAATCCTGCCATAATCTGCTCCGCGAAGTGACAGGAGTCACAGCGTTTTCCGTCATAAAGGGTTTTTGTCCAGATACGCAAATCTATGAGCCCGGTCGCGGTTAACATTCGAGGAAAAACCCTACAATTTCAGGCAGTATATATTGGCTAAGGAGCAGTGATATGCGTGTTAATGGTTTAACCCCGCAGGATCTCAAGGCTTATGGTATCAACGACGCTCACGATATCGTCTACAACCCCGATTACGATACGCTGTATCAGGAAGAGCTCAATCCAGCACTGGAAGGATACGAACGCGGTATATTGACGACCACCGGCGCTATCGCTGTCGATACCGGTATCTTTACCGGCCGTTCGCCAAAAGATAAGTACATTGTCCGTGACGACACCACCCGCGACACCCTGTGGTGGGCGGATAATGGCAAAGGGAAGAACGACAACAAAGCGATCTCCCCGGAAACCTGGCAGCAGCTGAAATCCCTCGTTACTCAACAACTCTCCGGCAAGCGTCTGTTCATCATCGATGCTTACTGCGGCGCCAACGCCGACACCCGTCTTTCCGTCCGCTTTATTACCGAAGTCGCCTGGCAGGCGCATTTCGTGAAGAACATGTTCATTCGCCCCACCGATGAAGAGCTGCAGAGCTTCGAACCTGACTTTGTGGTGATGAATGGTGCGAAGTGCACCAACCCGAACTGGAAAGAGCAGGGTCTGAACTCGGAGAACTTTGTCGCCTTTAACCTGACCGAGCGTATCCAGCTGATCGGCGGGACCTGGTACGGCGGCGAAATGAAGAAAGGGATGTTCTCGGTGATGAACTACCTGCTGCCGTTACAGGGCATTGCCTCCATGCACTGCTCGGCGAACGTCGGCGAGAAAGGTGATGTGGCGGTGTTCTTCGGCCTGTCCGGCACCGGTAAAACCACCCTCTCCACCGATCCGAAACGCCGCCTGATTGGCGACGATGAGCACGGCTGGGATGATGACGGCGTATTTAACTTCGAAGGCGGCTGCTACGCCAAGACGATTCGTCTGTCGGCAGAAGCGGAGCCGGATATCTTCCAGGCGATCCGCCGCGATGCGCTGCTGGAGAACGTGACGGTGCGTGCCGACGGCTCGGTCGATTTTGACGATGCGTCAAAAACCGAGAACACCCGCGTCAGCTACCCTATCTACCACATCGATAACATCGTGAAGCCGGTGTCGAAAGCAGGCCATGCGACCAAGGTGATCTTCCTCACCGCCGACGCGTTCGGCGTGCTGCCGCCGGTTTCACGCCTGACCGCCAGCCAGACCCAGTATCACTTCCTCTCCGGTTTTACCGCCAAGCTGGCCGGTACCGAGCGCGGCGTGACTGAGCCAACCCCAACCTTCTCCGCCTGCTTCGGTGCGGCCTTCCTGTCGCTGCACCCGACGCAGTACGCCGAGGTGCTGGTGAAACGCATGCAGGCCGCGGGCGCGCAGGCGTATCTGGTGAACACCGGCTGGAACGGCACCGGCAAACGTATCTCAATCAAAGATACCCGCGCCATTATCGACGCCATTCTGAACGGTTCGCTGGATGAAGCGGAAACCTTCACCCTGCCGATGTTCGACCTGGCAATCCCGACCGAACTGCCGGGCGTGGACAGCCGTATTCTCGATCCGCGCAATACCTATGCGTCACCGGAGCAGTGGCAGGAAAAAGCCACCACCCTGGCGAAACTGTTCGTGGAAAACTTCGAGAAGTACACCGATACGCCGGCAGGTGCGGCATTGGTGAGTGCGGGACCAAGGTAAAAGCAAAAAGGCAACGCAAGTTGCCTTTTTTGAGGTTTTCTCCCTCTCCCTGTGGGAGAGGGTCGGGGTGAGGGCATCAGGCCGCACCCCATTTTTTAGCTCTCTTTCACCTGTCCACGCGTAAACGGAACCGGCAGCCACGCGCGGATGCATAACCCGCCCCGCTCGCTGGTGCCAATCTCCAGCAGACCGTTATGGTTATCCACGATACGCTGCACAATCGCCAGACCTAAACCGGTGCCGCTGGTGCTGCGCGCGCTGTCGCCACGCACAAACGGCTGGAACAGATGCTTGCGCTGCTCCGGCTTAATGCCCGGACCGTCATCTTCCACCTGGAACCAGGCACGGTTCAGTTCAGAGCCGCTGCTGACCTTGATCCATCCGTTGCCGTAGCGGGCGGCGTTAACCACCATATTCGCCACTGCACGCTTGATAGAGAGCGGATGCATGCGCACGGTGATATCGCCCGGCTGCAGGTCGGTTTCGATCTCACGCTCGTAACCGCTCTCGGCCGCCACCACTTCGCCCAGCACCGCGTTCAGCTCCGCGATCTCCATCGGCATCTCCTGCCCGGTGCGCAGGTAGTCGATAAACTGCTCGATAATGGCATTGCACTCTTCGATGTCCTTGTTAATGGACTCCGCCAGGTAGCCGTCCTCCTCACCCATCATTTCTGTGGCGAGGCGAATACGCGTCAGCGGAGTTCGCAGGTCATGGCTGACCCCGGCCATCAGCAGGGTTCGGTCATCGGCCAGCTGCTTAACGCCAGCCGCCATATGGTTGAATGCGCGGGTTACCGACCGCACTTCCGACGCGCCATACTCGCGCAGCGGAGGGGGAATAATGCCTTTACCGACCTGAAGCGCCGCATGCTCCAGGTCGACCAGCGGTCGGTTCTGAATACGGATAAACAGCCAGGCACCGCCTATCGCCAGCAGCATGATCGCCAGGGTGTAACGGAACAGCGGCGAGAAGTCGCCCTGATGGATTTCGGTCAGCGGCACGCGCACCCAGATATTGGGTGACAGCCAGGTTTTCAGCCAGACCACCGGCGAGCTTTTGTTGACCTCAACGCGCACTTCCGTCGGGCCACCCAGCTGCTGCGCCATCTGCTGGCTGAGGAATTCGTAGTGTTGCGCCCAGCGCAGGCCTGCGTCTTCCGCCGCTTCGTTGGAATAGAGCGATATCCCCAGCTCACGGTAGATTTCACGGCGAAACGCCGGTGGCACCACCAGCTGCGTGCCGTCTTCCAGCTGCAGTTTGTCGGTCATCAGCATACGTACTTCGTAGGCCAGGACCTTATTAAACTGCTGGAGACTCGGCAGGATCGCAAAGTTCAGCACAACCAGGTAGGTCGTCACCAGGCTGACAAACAGCAGGGTGACGATCAGTAACAGGGTGCGGGCAAACGAGCTACGCGGCGAGAAACGCATTCGCCTCATGCTTTAGAGCCGTCCGGGACAAACACGTAGCCCAGACCCCAGACGGTCTGGATATAGCGCGGATGCGCCGGATCCTCTTCCACCATGCGGCGCAGGCGGGAGATCTGAACGTCGATGGAACGCTCCATCGCGGAATATTCACGGCCACGCGCCAGGTTCATCAGCTTATCGCGGGAGAGCGGCTCACGCGGGTGGCTGACTAAGGCTTTCAGTACCGCGAACTCACCGCTGGTCAGCGGCATAGGCTCATCTTCACGGAACATCTCGCGGGTGCCGAGGTTCAGCTTGAACTTACCGAAAGCGATCACCGCCTCTTCCTGGGACGGTGCGCCCGGCAGTTCGTTCGCCTGACGACGCAGTACGGCACGGATACGGGCCAGCAGCTCACGCGGGTTAAAGGGTTTTGGAATGTAGTCGTCAGCACCAATTTCGAGGCCCACGATACGGTCAACCTCTTCCCCTTTCGCCGTCACCATAATGATCGGCATCGGGTTGCTCTGGCTACGCAGGCGACGGCAGATGGAAAGTCCATCTTCGCCTGGCAGCATCAGATCCAGCACCATCAGGTGGAAGGATTCGCGGGTTAACAGGCGATCCATCTGTTCGGCGTTGGCGACGCTACGAACCTGGAAGCCCTGCTCGGTCAGATAACGCTCGAGCAGCGCGCGCAGGCGCATGTCGTCATCCACCACCAGAATCTTATAATTCTCTTGCATTGTCAGTACTCCCAAAGGTTCGGATAATCTTGAACAGCGTATTCTAAAAAAGTGCGCGTCCACGACCAGCTAATTCTGGTATAAATTCTAGTCGAAATTGTTACAAAGCATATTTTACAGCAGCTTATCTGCACAATTCGTCACATAACTCATTATTAATCTTGTCTGATAAGCTAAGTGATACGTAATGTGCGCAAGGTATGCAACCTAAGTCGTAAGGCCAGAGAATGAAAACGCCCCTGATCACCCGCGAAGGGTATGAAAATCTGAAGAAAGAGATGGACACGCTGTGGCGGGAAGAGCGCCCGGAGGTGACGAAAAAAGTGACCTGGGCCGCGAGCCTGGGCGATCGCAGTGAAAACGCCGACTACCAGTACAACAAGAAACGGCTGCGCGAAATCGACCGCCGGGTGCGATATCTGACCAAATGCCTTGAGCACCTGAAAATTGTCGATTACTCCCCGCAGCAGGAGGGCAAAGTCTTCTTCGGTGCGTGGGTGGAGATCGAAAACGACGACGGCGATCTCAAGCGCTTTCGGATCGTCGGCTACGATGAAATTTTTGGTCGTAAGGATTACATCTCCATCGACTCGCCAATGGCCCGGGCGCTGCTGAAAAAAGAGGTCGGCGATCTGGCCGTCGTGCAGACCCCGGCCGGGGAAGCGACCTGTTATGTGAACGCCATCGACTATGTGAAATAACCCGCAAGAACAATCCGAGAGCCTGGCGCGGCGGCTGGCAATTTGCCGTGTCAGTCCGTATAACTATCCCCTGATTTTTCGACCCACAAGATGAAATAGCCATGATGAAAGATTCGCTCTGCCGCATTATTGCGGGTGAACTTCAGGCAAGGGCTGAACAGGTAGAAGCTGCCGTTCGCCTGCTTGATGAAGGGAACACCGTGCCGTTTATCGCACGTTATCGTAA
This Leclercia sp. S52 DNA region includes the following protein-coding sequences:
- a CDS encoding intracellular growth attenuator family protein encodes the protein MSTILIVIAAMLACAFIAGWLYRRRAQRRYRLPYLNAFAGASTRKLTAEERSAIEQYLESFNRIQQTPATGASAAPVSLSLNAQSNTVLCVTRSITRYGITTDDPNKWRYYLDSAEVHLPPSWEQYINDENSVELIHTDSIPLVIALNGHSIAEYVQEAPHFSLEHVSSTQASIRGEETEQIELLNIRQETHEEYALSRPDGIREALLVVAAFLLFFFCLMSPDVFAPWLAGGGVLLLAAGLWGLFAPPAKNALREIHCLRGTPKRWGLFGENDQDHVNNISLGIIDLIYPRHWQPWLAQDLGQKTDIDIYLDRHVVRQGRYLSLHDEVKNFPLQHWLRSTVIAGGAGLVLAMLVFLVPLDMPIKFTLSWIKGAQTIEATSVGELESAGVRIGDTLRLKGTGMCNIHAPGTWNARQSSPFTPFDCSQVIWNDAPPLPLPESDIVNKATALTQALSSQLHPKPEDNSRVSPALRSAIQKSGMILLDDFGDIVMKTQELCADQDECIRLKNALVNLGNSKDWDALVKRADGGRLDGVNVLLRPVSAESLENLVATSTAPFVMRETSRAAQALNSPAPGGFVIVSDEGNELVDQPYPSVALYDYPAQEQWGEFQRLAQMLMRTPFSAEGIVTGLFTDANGTRHVELHSMPDSAGLWRYIATSLLMLTMLVCMLWNAFMALRRYQRSRTRLADIQQYYENCLNPKLIPAPESLIG
- the yrfG gene encoding GMP/IMP nucleotidase, giving the protein MHFDIAWQEVDTVLLDMDGTLLDLAFDNHFWQKLVPETYGEQQGISPAEAQEFIRQQYTAVQHTLNWYCLDYWSERLGLDICAMTTAQGPHAVLREDTVPFLDALKASGKRRILLTNAHPHNLAVKLEHTGLASHLDLLLSTHTFGYPKEDQRLWHAVAEETGLQPERTLFIDDSEPILDAAATFGIRYCLGVTNPDSGLAEKSYLRHPGLNDYRRMIPSLTVKEKP
- the hslR gene encoding ribosome-associated heat shock protein Hsp15; this translates as MKEKPSEGVRLDKWLWAARFYKTRALAREMIEGGKVHYNGQRSKPSKLVELNATLTLRQGNDERTVIVKNITEQRRPATEASTLYEETAESVEKREKMAQARKLNALTMPHPDRRPDKKERRDLIKFKNGENE
- the hslO gene encoding Hsp33 family molecular chaperone HslO; this translates as MAQHDQLHRYLFEQFAVRGELVTVSETWKQILENHNYPLPVKTVLGELLVATSLLTATLKFAGDITVQLQGDGPMSLAVINGNNQQQMRGVARVQGEIPEGADLKTLVGNGYLVITISPEEGERYQGVVGLEGDTLAACLEDYFMRSEQLPTRLFIRTGEVDGQPAAGGMLLQVLPAQDAQTNDFEHLATLTETIKAEELLTLPANEVLWRLYHEEEVTLYDPQDVEFKCTCSRERCAGALKTLPDEEIDSIMAEEGEIDMHCDYCGSHYVFNSMDIAEIRNNASPADPQLH
- the pckA gene encoding phosphoenolpyruvate carboxykinase (ATP), whose amino-acid sequence is MRVNGLTPQDLKAYGINDAHDIVYNPDYDTLYQEELNPALEGYERGILTTTGAIAVDTGIFTGRSPKDKYIVRDDTTRDTLWWADNGKGKNDNKAISPETWQQLKSLVTQQLSGKRLFIIDAYCGANADTRLSVRFITEVAWQAHFVKNMFIRPTDEELQSFEPDFVVMNGAKCTNPNWKEQGLNSENFVAFNLTERIQLIGGTWYGGEMKKGMFSVMNYLLPLQGIASMHCSANVGEKGDVAVFFGLSGTGKTTLSTDPKRRLIGDDEHGWDDDGVFNFEGGCYAKTIRLSAEAEPDIFQAIRRDALLENVTVRADGSVDFDDASKTENTRVSYPIYHIDNIVKPVSKAGHATKVIFLTADAFGVLPPVSRLTASQTQYHFLSGFTAKLAGTERGVTEPTPTFSACFGAAFLSLHPTQYAEVLVKRMQAAGAQAYLVNTGWNGTGKRISIKDTRAIIDAILNGSLDEAETFTLPMFDLAIPTELPGVDSRILDPRNTYASPEQWQEKATTLAKLFVENFEKYTDTPAGAALVSAGPR
- the envZ gene encoding two-component system sensor histidine kinase EnvZ, whose protein sequence is MRRMRFSPRSSFARTLLLIVTLLFVSLVTTYLVVLNFAILPSLQQFNKVLAYEVRMLMTDKLQLEDGTQLVVPPAFRREIYRELGISLYSNEAAEDAGLRWAQHYEFLSQQMAQQLGGPTEVRVEVNKSSPVVWLKTWLSPNIWVRVPLTEIHQGDFSPLFRYTLAIMLLAIGGAWLFIRIQNRPLVDLEHAALQVGKGIIPPPLREYGASEVRSVTRAFNHMAAGVKQLADDRTLLMAGVSHDLRTPLTRIRLATEMMGEEDGYLAESINKDIEECNAIIEQFIDYLRTGQEMPMEIAELNAVLGEVVAAESGYEREIETDLQPGDITVRMHPLSIKRAVANMVVNAARYGNGWIKVSSGSELNRAWFQVEDDGPGIKPEQRKHLFQPFVRGDSARSTSGTGLGLAIVQRIVDNHNGLLEIGTSERGGLCIRAWLPVPFTRGQVKES
- the ompR gene encoding two-component system response regulator OmpR; the encoded protein is MQENYKILVVDDDMRLRALLERYLTEQGFQVRSVANAEQMDRLLTRESFHLMVLDLMLPGEDGLSICRRLRSQSNPMPIIMVTAKGEEVDRIVGLEIGADDYIPKPFNPRELLARIRAVLRRQANELPGAPSQEEAVIAFGKFKLNLGTREMFREDEPMPLTSGEFAVLKALVSHPREPLSRDKLMNLARGREYSAMERSIDVQISRLRRMVEEDPAHPRYIQTVWGLGYVFVPDGSKA
- the greB gene encoding transcription elongation factor GreB, translated to MKTPLITREGYENLKKEMDTLWREERPEVTKKVTWAASLGDRSENADYQYNKKRLREIDRRVRYLTKCLEHLKIVDYSPQQEGKVFFGAWVEIENDDGDLKRFRIVGYDEIFGRKDYISIDSPMARALLKKEVGDLAVVQTPAGEATCYVNAIDYVK